ttttctttctttaatctttctttcctcctcttctttCCTCCTcttatcttcattttccttattaattctttgaatttcttcttcaatttcttgaatatgTCTGTTAATTATTGGTGAGACAATATCCTCATCTTGTTCTGCTTTCTCAGAATTCCAGTTATGTTCTTTAATTGGAGTTATTTTTTCCTTCAAAACTTTATCATTTCTTACATATTTTGATTCCCAGCTAAAAACCAAATAGTTTAAATCTTGACTTAATTTTTCCCCATCcatattaaaaagaattctttGCTACCTTACTCTTAATATATACTCTTAAACTTATAAAgtgaattaattttcttctttattataatattaatagagtTTCAACCATTCAAAACgctttaataatttcaaagaagAGCTAAAACCTCAACAGTTTCAAGAATCCACACACATTATCTCAATTATTGCAAATAGATATCTTTTCAGTTTTTGAAATGATGAATATTACTcctaaaataaatattatttcttagTTCCCGCCTAAAGTTGATTACACTTAAGTGCATATAAATgagaaaaacaaattagCAAGAAATAGAAAGGGTAATTTCAATAGTAAATGTGAGAGAAAGCAGGGGATAAGTTATAATGAGAgtaaaaatagaaatggTTTATTCTAAATAGAAAGgtttaagaaaaaagatattgatTTGGCATTAACAGAAAATCCCAATTTTTATGAAAAAAAGTGGAGCTAAGAGAATATTGgcatttattttattgtttttgtCTAATTTTCGCAATAAATGTTAGTTTTGTGCTATATTATaagattaattaataattattgctTACAAAAACGTCTAACTCTTATTTGCATGCTTGCATGCACTAATTACCGgcataaaataaattacgtggcaaagaaaatgaagaaaatgataaaaattgcatgcaaaaataaaaaatttcttAACTGGTAAATGTAATGTAAATTTCTGTATTCTTTTAGGAGTCTTCCCATGACTCTTCCGAACTGAAGCCCTACCTCTTAAAGTTATCCCTAAAATAAACTACAAGGAATCTAATTAATACAGAGACAAATTGATAAATGATTAGCAATCCGGAGTAAATAAGTGGCCTCTCTAAAACGAAGAatataaagatattattcAGATTGACAAATGCAAAGAAAactctaatattaaaacaatattaatattctaAAATAAATGTCTAATAGTAGTTCGAATTTCAGGTCTACTGCTCACTGTTTACTTTTGGAAAGTAGTTGGTCTGGATGCAGTAAATGTTGAGCGTAAAGCCTTTGGAGCCATTGGTAACTTTCTGATAGCTGGGAACTTGAGCTTAGAGTTGAAGAACTGAGTAGTCTTTGGTCTCTTTGCAAGCTTAGCATCAATTTGAGAAACACGGATAATCTGAATGCTGCTACGTTGAGCACGGTGTGATCCTGCAAGTTCCTCATACATTTGGCTAACAGCTCCAGTCTTGCTAATGTCTCTGTACTCCTTATACATATATACAACATTTGTACGGCTTCTGTATTGAAGCAAGATTGCAAAGTTCTTTACATATGTTGGTCTCTTCTCGAAAATACGAGTAACTGAGAGGATCTCACCATTGGCCTTCTTGACCTTATTCAATCTTGACATGAAGTAGAAGAATCTGCTCTTTGCTACAACTTCATTTGGAGCAAAAATGCAAACTCTGAAAACTTTTGGATGTGGATTAAGCTCTGTTGGCTTTCCACGTCCAATAACCATATATTGGTTAACTTTCATTTGTAATGATGGATCTGGCATTGacttcatcttttttttttttctattcaaACAATATAAATCTAAATAATTGGTTTTAAAATGTTTCTTCAAACCAAAGAACTTCTCTTTATTTACCTGAGTATTCTGGTAGTTCTGGTCTTGTAATTT
This Cryptosporidium parvum Iowa II chromosome 7, whole genome shotgun sequence DNA region includes the following protein-coding sequences:
- a CDS encoding 60S ribosomal protein L18A (transcripts identified by EST), with product MKSMPDPSLQMKVNQYMVIGRGKPTELNPHPKVFRVCIFAPNEVVAKSRFFYFMSRLNKVKKANGEILSVTRIFEKRPTYVKNFAILLQYRSRTNVVYMYKEYRDISKTGAVSQMYEELAGSHRAQRSSIQIIRVSQIDAKLAKRPKTTQFFNSKLKFPAIRKLPMAPKALRSTFTASRPTTFQK